From one Desulfurobacterium thermolithotrophum DSM 11699 genomic stretch:
- the hemB gene encoding porphobilinogen synthase has translation MLIGKFPELRLRRLRKNENIRRMVRENYLSVNDFIYPLFIVEGEGVKEEIPSMPGQYRYSIDRLVEEVQEVKELGIPAVILFGIPGYKDELGTDSYSDEGIIQRALRAIKKEVPDMYVITDVCFCEYTSHGHCGYLKCHGETCEVDNDKTLELLKKQVVSHAQAGADMVAPSGMMDGMIKAIREALDEEGFKDIPIMSYAAKYASAYYGPFRDAAESTPAFGDRRSYQMDPANSDEALREVALDIQEGADIVMVKPALSYMDIIRRVKETFKYPVAAYNVSGEYSMVKAAAMKGWIDERKVVLETLLSMKRAGADLILTYHAKDAAKWLKDGGMESI, from the coding sequence ATGCTAATAGGGAAATTTCCTGAACTAAGACTTAGAAGGCTTAGAAAAAATGAAAATATCAGAAGAATGGTCAGAGAAAACTATCTTTCAGTTAACGATTTTATATATCCTCTCTTTATCGTTGAAGGAGAAGGAGTGAAAGAAGAAATTCCTTCAATGCCAGGGCAGTATAGATATTCAATTGATAGGCTTGTTGAAGAAGTTCAAGAGGTCAAAGAGCTTGGAATTCCGGCAGTAATTCTTTTTGGAATTCCTGGCTATAAAGATGAACTTGGAACTGATTCTTATTCAGACGAAGGAATAATTCAGAGAGCTCTAAGAGCCATAAAGAAAGAAGTTCCTGACATGTATGTCATTACAGATGTTTGCTTTTGTGAGTACACATCTCACGGACACTGTGGCTATCTAAAATGCCATGGAGAAACTTGCGAAGTTGATAACGATAAAACTTTAGAGCTCCTTAAAAAACAGGTTGTCTCTCACGCTCAAGCTGGAGCTGATATGGTAGCACCTTCTGGAATGATGGACGGAATGATAAAAGCAATTAGGGAAGCTCTTGATGAAGAAGGATTTAAAGATATTCCAATAATGTCATATGCCGCTAAGTATGCCTCAGCTTACTATGGACCTTTTAGAGATGCAGCAGAATCTACTCCAGCCTTTGGAGATAGACGCTCCTATCAGATGGATCCAGCAAATTCCGATGAAGCTTTAAGAGAAGTTGCTCTTGATATTCAAGAAGGTGCAGATATCGTAATGGTTAAACCTGCACTTTCTTACATGGATATTATAAGACGGGTAAAGGAAACATTTAAATATCCTGTTGCAGCTTACAATGTAAGTGGTGAGTATTCAATGGTTAAAGCTGCTGCAATGAAAGGTTGGATAGATGAAAGAAAAGTAGTTCTCGAAACACTTCTTTCAATGAAAAGAGCAGGTGCGGATTTAATTCTTACTTATCATGCAAAGGACGCTGCAAAATGGCTTAAAGATGGAGGGATGGAATCAATCTAA
- a CDS encoding uroporphyrinogen-III synthase — MSVRVFFSANLKENQKEILKKTGFEPVSIPLIKTVPFEFSAEEVLKFSPNFTVISSKNGVKHFFSKISPEKIRSSKFIAVGSSTAEKLKEIGIESLVPENFSGEGLVELLKTINLTGKRFLIVRPKVARKVVSEFLREKGAEVKEVVVYETIVNEDIKEDLIAEIEKGFEILAFTSPSNFKSFLKLTGEKGKVILNEGKIIPIGHVTQKAIEKLGFKTWKLPSNYTIDGILNLILQGGSDANREIS; from the coding sequence ATGTCAGTAAGAGTATTTTTTTCAGCAAATTTAAAAGAAAATCAAAAAGAAATTCTTAAAAAGACAGGCTTTGAGCCTGTCTCAATTCCTCTTATAAAGACTGTTCCTTTTGAATTTTCCGCTGAGGAAGTACTCAAGTTTTCGCCTAATTTTACGGTCATTTCAAGCAAAAATGGAGTTAAACATTTCTTTTCAAAGATTTCTCCTGAGAAAATTAGAAGTTCAAAATTCATTGCAGTTGGAAGTTCAACTGCAGAAAAACTTAAGGAAATAGGCATAGAATCTTTAGTCCCCGAAAACTTTAGTGGCGAAGGACTTGTAGAACTCCTTAAAACTATCAACCTAACAGGTAAAAGATTCCTTATCGTAAGGCCAAAAGTTGCCAGAAAAGTTGTTTCAGAATTCTTAAGAGAAAAGGGAGCAGAGGTTAAAGAAGTAGTTGTCTATGAAACTATAGTAAACGAAGATATAAAGGAAGACTTGATAGCAGAAATAGAGAAAGGTTTTGAAATATTAGCTTTTACAAGCCCTTCCAACTTTAAATCTTTTTTAAAGCTTACAGGTGAAAAAGGAAAAGTAATTCTAAATGAGGGAAAAATTATTCCTATAGGTCATGTAACTCAGAAAGCAATAGAAAAATTAGGTTTTAAAACTTGGAAATTACCTTCGAATTACACTATTGATGGAATTTTGAATTTAATTCTTCAAGGAGGCAGCGATGCTAATAGGGAAATTTCCTGA
- the hemC gene encoding hydroxymethylbilane synthase, which translates to MKIRIGTRKSKLALWQSEWVKEQIEKKFPEVEVELIKITTKGDKILDVPLAKIGDKGLFTKEIEDAMLKGEVDIAVHSLKDVPSKLPEGLKLIAFSDREDPRDALLSCGKYTLDTLPEGAVVGTSSLRRKAQLRILRPDLEIRDLRGNVDTRIRKLKEEQYDAIILAAAGVKRLGWENEIDEILSSDKMIPSVSQGILGIEGREDDPEIERIVKEAINSRESEIAATVERAFLRTVEGGCQVPLGCYAVVVENRVHVRAFISDLNGRFYYKEEGVFKVENLEEADMVGTGVAERLLSAGGKKILDELMKCQ; encoded by the coding sequence ATGAAAATAAGAATAGGAACAAGAAAAAGTAAGTTAGCTCTCTGGCAGTCTGAATGGGTAAAAGAACAAATAGAAAAAAAATTTCCAGAAGTTGAAGTTGAGCTTATCAAAATAACAACAAAAGGAGACAAAATTCTTGACGTTCCTCTTGCAAAGATTGGCGACAAAGGACTTTTTACCAAGGAAATAGAAGATGCAATGCTTAAAGGAGAAGTTGATATAGCTGTTCATAGCTTAAAAGACGTTCCAAGTAAACTTCCTGAAGGGTTAAAGCTAATAGCCTTTTCAGATAGAGAAGATCCAAGAGATGCTCTTCTTTCCTGTGGAAAATATACACTCGATACGCTTCCAGAAGGAGCTGTTGTTGGAACGAGCTCTCTTAGAAGAAAAGCTCAACTTAGAATTTTACGTCCAGATCTTGAAATAAGAGACCTAAGAGGAAATGTTGATACAAGGATTAGAAAACTTAAAGAAGAACAGTATGATGCAATAATTCTTGCAGCAGCAGGAGTAAAAAGACTAGGTTGGGAAAATGAAATTGATGAAATTCTTTCTTCAGACAAGATGATTCCTTCTGTTTCCCAAGGAATTCTTGGAATTGAAGGTAGAGAAGACGATCCAGAAATAGAAAGAATAGTCAAAGAGGCAATAAACTCAAGAGAGTCAGAAATAGCTGCAACAGTTGAAAGAGCTTTTCTAAGAACAGTCGAGGGTGGTTGTCAAGTTCCACTTGGATGCTATGCAGTAGTAGTAGAAAATAGAGTTCATGTAAGAGCCTTTATTTCGGATTTAAATGGTAGGTTCTACTATAAAGAAGAAGGTGTCTTTAAAGTAGAAAACCTTGAAGAAGCTGATATGGTAGGAACTGGAGTTGCAGAAAGACTTCTTTCTGCTGGTGGAAAGAAAATTCTTGATGAGCTGATGAAATGTCAGTAA
- the hemA gene encoding glutamyl-tRNA reductase → MGDLKLCCLGLSHKTAPVEIREKYAFKGDEIENALLQMNSISSVEECIILSTCNRVEIYFTSRASNPFKEIYEFLIERKSATVEEINQFFYKKEQKEAIKHGFYVASSLDSMVVGEPQIVGQFKDAFQTAKELGTIGTVMCRFCETALKVSKRVRTETGISKNAVSISFAAVELAKKIFGNFSGKKVAIIGAGEMAELAVKHLLSNGVSEVFVVNRTFERAVKLAEEFGGKPFPLTELNTVLQAVDIVISSTGAPGYVLTPENVVPVFEKRKNSPMFFIDIAVPRDIDPALNEVEGLYVYDIDDLNEVVKANIEERLRAAEIAKRIIEEYVDRFIKWLKELEVAPLIAELKEKAETIRKTEIEKRLSKLNLTAQQTQEVENLTRVIINKLLHQPITSVRKKAAEEERNQVVQIFREIFGLGKE, encoded by the coding sequence ATGGGAGATCTTAAGTTATGCTGCCTAGGGTTAAGCCATAAAACAGCTCCAGTTGAAATAAGAGAAAAGTATGCTTTCAAAGGAGATGAAATAGAAAATGCTCTTCTTCAGATGAATTCAATTTCTTCTGTTGAGGAATGCATAATTCTTTCTACATGTAACCGCGTTGAAATTTACTTTACTTCAAGGGCTTCTAATCCTTTCAAGGAAATATACGAATTTTTAATCGAGAGAAAGTCTGCTACAGTAGAAGAAATTAACCAATTTTTCTACAAAAAGGAACAAAAAGAAGCTATCAAGCATGGATTTTATGTAGCTTCGAGTCTTGACTCAATGGTGGTTGGAGAACCACAGATAGTAGGACAGTTTAAAGACGCATTTCAAACTGCAAAAGAACTTGGAACGATTGGAACTGTAATGTGTCGCTTCTGTGAAACAGCTTTAAAAGTTTCAAAAAGAGTGAGAACAGAAACAGGAATTTCAAAAAATGCAGTTTCGATTAGCTTTGCTGCTGTTGAACTAGCTAAAAAGATATTTGGAAACTTTTCAGGAAAGAAAGTTGCAATAATCGGTGCAGGTGAAATGGCAGAACTAGCTGTAAAACACCTTCTCTCAAATGGTGTATCAGAAGTTTTTGTAGTTAATAGAACCTTTGAAAGAGCTGTTAAGTTAGCAGAAGAATTTGGAGGTAAACCCTTTCCACTTACAGAACTTAACACGGTGCTTCAAGCTGTAGATATAGTTATAAGCTCTACAGGAGCTCCTGGTTACGTTCTAACCCCGGAAAATGTTGTTCCTGTATTTGAAAAGAGAAAAAATTCACCAATGTTTTTCATAGATATCGCTGTTCCAAGAGATATTGATCCAGCGCTGAATGAAGTAGAGGGACTTTATGTTTATGACATAGATGACCTTAATGAAGTTGTAAAAGCAAACATTGAAGAAAGATTAAGAGCAGCTGAAATTGCAAAGAGAATAATAGAAGAATATGTAGATAGATTTATTAAGTGGCTAAAGGAACTCGAAGTTGCTCCTTTAATAGCAGAACTAAAGGAGAAGGCAGAAACAATAAGGAAAACTGAAATAGAAAAGAGACTATCTAAACTTAATCTTACAGCTCAACAGACACAGGAGGTAGAAAATCTTACAAGAGTAATAATTAATAAACTTCTTCACCAGCCGATTACAAGTGTTAGAAAAAAGGCAGCAGAAGAAGAAAGAAATCAAGTAGTTCAGATATTCAGAGAAATTTTCGGACTTGGGAAGGAATAA
- a CDS encoding cytochrome C assembly family protein, whose protein sequence is MSTDSFIYTTAVLYVISALHYLLFLVLRKDKLATVGLYGARIGFLTNLIAVILLAGTGGGVSLFTEKGAFLLFGISTVSIFLYFSTKHKFSISGTFLMPWAAISLIVASLASGIPKNIFPVGVVGVTHIVSAFLGYSAFVFAAITSLIYLIFERHLKKKKFSVFYHKLTSLSLLESIVYHSLTVGFMFITISMFAGAIWSEKIFGSYWSWHPKEIATLVTWFTYAGIIHLYLYNNWKGKKLCYMSMFGFLLIVLNFLGINFFSDKDIHSFKG, encoded by the coding sequence ATGAGCACAGATAGCTTTATATATACAACAGCTGTTTTATATGTTATTTCAGCTTTGCACTATTTGCTGTTTCTTGTTCTTAGAAAAGACAAACTTGCTACTGTTGGTCTTTATGGTGCAAGGATTGGCTTTTTAACAAATCTAATAGCAGTTATTCTTCTTGCAGGAACAGGGGGAGGAGTATCTCTCTTTACAGAGAAAGGAGCTTTTTTGCTCTTTGGTATTAGTACTGTTTCTATTTTTCTTTACTTTTCTACAAAGCATAAGTTTTCAATATCAGGAACATTTCTTATGCCCTGGGCAGCAATTTCTTTAATCGTTGCTTCTTTAGCATCAGGAATTCCTAAAAATATCTTCCCTGTTGGAGTAGTAGGGGTTACACACATTGTTTCTGCATTTCTTGGATACAGTGCTTTTGTCTTTGCAGCTATAACATCTCTTATATACCTAATCTTTGAGAGACACTTAAAGAAAAAGAAATTCTCGGTGTTTTATCACAAACTAACGTCTCTTTCTTTATTGGAGTCTATTGTATATCATTCGCTTACAGTAGGATTTATGTTCATAACAATTTCGATGTTTGCAGGAGCAATTTGGTCTGAAAAAATTTTTGGTTCTTACTGGTCTTGGCATCCTAAGGAAATAGCAACACTTGTTACCTGGTTTACATACGCTGGCATTATCCACCTATATCTTTACAACAATTGGAAAGGAAAAAAGCTTTGCTATATGTCTATGTTTGGCTTCTTATTGATAGTATTAAACTTTTTAGGAATAAACTTTTTTTCAGACAAAGATATCCATTCATTTAAGGGGTAG
- the aroD gene encoding type I 3-dehydroquinate dehydratase: MQIGTVELGSIPRVIVALNDTRLKENLEKARELKIDLIEARVDLLSEVSREFIKNFLDGIADFGFYTVSTLRPDWEGGKFKKSEQIRLELFKEIVKHPATGAVDIELRSEILPDVKNLVRKEHKVLIVSYHDFEKTPAEKEIEEIFNRAVESGADIVKLAFTGRKKEDAAKVCCTLSKFNHPKIFMVMGESGKFTRVVGFSFGSLLTYTFFGKPVAPGQIEAEKLIKLLCEFYPEFEKEKIRYNLSS, translated from the coding sequence ATGCAAATAGGAACTGTAGAGCTGGGTAGTATTCCAAGGGTAATCGTTGCACTGAACGACACAAGGCTGAAGGAGAACCTTGAGAAAGCGAGAGAGTTGAAGATTGACCTTATTGAAGCAAGAGTAGACCTACTAAGTGAAGTAAGTAGAGAATTTATCAAGAACTTTCTGGACGGAATAGCCGATTTTGGATTTTATACAGTATCAACTCTAAGACCGGACTGGGAAGGTGGTAAATTTAAGAAGAGCGAACAGATAAGACTTGAGCTTTTTAAAGAGATTGTAAAACACCCTGCTACAGGAGCTGTTGATATCGAACTCCGATCCGAAATCTTGCCGGATGTAAAAAATCTTGTTAGGAAGGAACACAAAGTTTTAATCGTCTCCTACCACGACTTTGAAAAGACACCAGCAGAAAAGGAAATAGAGGAAATTTTCAATAGAGCTGTTGAATCAGGTGCTGACATAGTTAAACTGGCTTTTACTGGAAGGAAAAAAGAGGATGCAGCAAAAGTTTGCTGTACTCTAAGTAAATTTAACCACCCCAAAATTTTCATGGTAATGGGAGAAAGTGGAAAGTTTACACGAGTAGTTGGATTTTCCTTCGGTTCGCTTTTAACCTACACATTCTTTGGAAAACCTGTAGCTCCAGGACAGATAGAAGCAGAAAAACTTATAAAATTACTTTGTGAATTTTATCCTGAATTTGAAAAAGAAAAAATAAGGTATAATCTATCATCATGA
- a CDS encoding DUF190 domain-containing protein codes for MKGLAGRRKLLRIFISLEDKFEGKPLWEYILELVKENNIAGATVLKAVAGIGSHSEFKTFSVWRLSQNLPVVIEIIDREEKIREFLKVLDRIIEEGLVVLEDVEVIAYRHRS; via the coding sequence ATGAAAGGGCTGGCAGGAAGGAGAAAGCTACTGAGAATATTCATCAGTCTTGAGGATAAGTTTGAAGGAAAACCCCTTTGGGAATACATACTGGAACTCGTTAAAGAGAACAACATTGCCGGAGCTACTGTTTTAAAGGCAGTTGCTGGGATAGGAAGTCACTCTGAATTTAAAACTTTCTCGGTCTGGCGTCTTTCCCAAAACTTGCCAGTTGTTATTGAAATAATAGATAGAGAAGAAAAAATTAGGGAGTTTTTGAAAGTTCTTGATAGAATAATCGAAGAAGGACTTGTAGTCCTTGAAGACGTGGAAGTAATAGCCTACAGACACAGGAGCTGA
- the pilB gene encoding type IV-A pilus assembly ATPase PilB: MLKADEDKLKEFIFKRLGISSKSLKDGEEDWLKYLVNSKLATEEKLLSLLSEYFKVPSVDLRRISIPPIIAKIIPRTTAEKFILIPFAKSGPTLKLAMFDPSDIQTIEKVRFSTGFRIQPFVALPFRIKEKIEKIYGKAEEEFFSKLKNELIREKEKDLETEEINLSSNIVSLDDLKQLATQAPIVKLVNAIIIEALNKGSSDIHIEPFEKELRIRYRIDGVLHLAAKYPSEVKDAVAARLKVLSNLDIAEKRLPQDGRIKVRFKGREIDFRVSTVPTIYGEKIVLRILDKESLKLDLSELGLEDREYKLLTRAIRSPYGMILVTGPTGSGKTTTLYSSLLAINTPEINIMTVEDPVEYNLYGVNQVHVKPEIGLTFSRALRAFLRQDPDVIMVGEIRDTETAEIAIEAALTGHLVLSTLHTNDAPSTVTRLIDMGIENFLVSSSIILIVAQRLARRICPYCKEPYQYPLEVLKEIGFTEKEIFSFQPFRGKGCEQCNFTGYKGRVALYEVMEMTPEIRDAIIKGKNTDEIRKIAVKYGMRTLREIGKAKICKGITTPEEVLRVTRNY; this comes from the coding sequence ATGCTTAAAGCTGATGAAGATAAACTAAAGGAATTTATCTTTAAGCGCTTAGGAATTTCTTCTAAATCGCTAAAGGATGGAGAGGAAGATTGGCTTAAGTATCTTGTTAACTCAAAATTAGCTACAGAAGAAAAACTTTTATCTCTTCTTTCTGAATATTTTAAAGTTCCCTCCGTTGATTTAAGAAGGATTTCTATTCCTCCGATAATTGCAAAAATTATTCCAAGAACTACTGCCGAGAAGTTCATTTTAATTCCATTTGCAAAATCAGGACCAACTTTAAAATTAGCAATGTTTGATCCTTCAGACATTCAAACGATAGAAAAAGTCCGCTTTTCAACTGGATTTAGAATACAGCCTTTTGTTGCCTTGCCATTTAGAATTAAGGAAAAGATAGAAAAAATTTATGGAAAAGCTGAAGAAGAATTTTTTTCAAAGCTAAAAAATGAGCTTATTAGAGAAAAGGAAAAAGACTTAGAAACGGAAGAAATTAATCTCAGTTCTAATATTGTCTCTTTAGATGACTTAAAGCAGCTTGCAACTCAAGCTCCTATAGTAAAGTTAGTTAATGCAATAATTATAGAAGCTCTTAATAAAGGAAGTAGTGACATTCACATTGAACCTTTTGAGAAAGAGCTCAGGATTAGATACAGAATAGATGGAGTTCTTCACTTAGCCGCAAAGTATCCTTCAGAAGTAAAAGATGCTGTTGCAGCGAGATTAAAAGTACTTAGCAATCTCGATATAGCTGAAAAAAGACTTCCTCAAGATGGAAGAATAAAAGTTAGATTTAAAGGAAGAGAAATTGACTTTAGAGTTTCTACTGTACCAACAATTTATGGGGAAAAAATTGTTTTAAGGATTCTTGATAAGGAAAGTCTAAAACTTGATCTTTCAGAATTGGGATTAGAGGATAGAGAATATAAGCTACTTACAAGAGCAATACGTTCTCCTTATGGAATGATTCTTGTAACAGGTCCAACAGGTTCAGGAAAAACTACTACTCTTTACTCTTCGCTCCTTGCAATAAATACTCCTGAAATCAATATAATGACTGTCGAAGACCCTGTTGAGTATAATCTTTATGGAGTTAATCAAGTACATGTTAAACCAGAAATAGGATTAACTTTTTCAAGAGCTCTAAGAGCTTTCTTGCGTCAAGACCCAGACGTTATAATGGTTGGAGAAATTCGAGATACTGAAACTGCAGAAATAGCTATTGAAGCAGCTCTTACGGGACACCTTGTCCTTTCTACTCTTCATACAAATGATGCTCCAAGTACAGTTACAAGGCTTATTGATATGGGAATAGAAAACTTTCTCGTTTCATCTTCAATTATATTGATTGTTGCTCAAAGACTAGCAAGACGTATATGTCCTTACTGTAAAGAACCTTATCAGTATCCTTTAGAAGTTTTAAAAGAAATCGGTTTTACCGAAAAAGAGATTTTTTCTTTTCAACCGTTTAGAGGCAAAGGTTGTGAACAGTGCAATTTTACCGGTTATAAAGGAAGAGTAGCTCTTTATGAAGTTATGGAAATGACACCAGAAATAAGAGATGCAATAATCAAAGGAAAAAATACTGACGAAATAAGAAAAATAGCGGTAAAATACGGAATGAGAACATTAAGAGAAATTGGAAAGGCTAAAATTTGCAAAGGAATAACAACACCAGAAGAAGTTCTTCGGGTTACAAGGAACTATTGA
- a CDS encoding regulatory domain-containing, translating into MVIQVSPKEVDYDTLALRVFLKALEIIGGPRKLFEYRNLTWIPSLMEAAYAVVLKEEGFKTEDEIAEFIGITKQTVRNILSADPEVVLLKLQGELEAKDVKVHTAGGLAKLAYQEVKAGRDYIPFVISVCETYVSKLLGIAWPVEVLTAIKGMDFPVDETKKDELKSKLVGIRIKDYSAPEVIDRIEFPIKSPADLLHKLSEAVKG; encoded by the coding sequence ATGGTTATTCAAGTAAGTCCTAAAGAAGTAGATTACGATACTTTAGCATTGAGAGTTTTTTTAAAAGCTCTCGAAATTATAGGAGGACCACGAAAACTTTTTGAGTACAGGAATTTAACATGGATTCCAAGTCTTATGGAAGCTGCTTATGCTGTTGTTTTAAAAGAAGAGGGATTTAAAACCGAAGATGAAATTGCAGAATTTATAGGAATTACAAAGCAAACCGTAAGAAACATACTCTCTGCAGATCCTGAAGTTGTCTTATTAAAACTTCAAGGAGAACTTGAAGCAAAAGATGTAAAAGTTCATACCGCTGGTGGACTTGCCAAGCTTGCCTATCAAGAAGTAAAAGCAGGAAGAGACTATATTCCGTTTGTTATTTCAGTTTGCGAAACTTACGTATCAAAACTTTTAGGAATAGCATGGCCAGTAGAGGTTCTTACTGCTATTAAAGGAATGGATTTTCCCGTTGATGAAACAAAAAAAGATGAACTAAAGAGTAAATTAGTAGGAATAAGAATAAAGGATTATTCTGCACCAGAAGTAATTGATAGAATAGAGTTCCCTATTAAAAGTCCAGCAGATCTTCTTCATAAATTAAGTGAAGCTGTGAAAGGTTAA
- the fabF gene encoding beta-ketoacyl-ACP synthase II, whose product MRRVVITGIGVVSPAGSNSKTFWENITAGKSAVSKITKFDASNYPVQIAAEVKDFDPLKYFDKKEVRRTDPFIQFAMGAAVQAVKSAGLESDKINPERVGVLIGSGIGGITTIEDQHKTLLEKGPKRVSPYCVPMEIINMASGLVSIKFGFKGPNISVVTACATGTHAIGEAYRTIKYGDADVMIAGGAESAITPLSIAGFAAARALSTRNDEPEKASRPFEKNRNGFVMGEGAGIVVLEEYEHAKRRGAPILAEVVGYGTSGDAYHMTAPAPGGEGAARAIRNALKDAKISSEMIEYVNAHGTSTKFNDLYETLAIKSIFGDHAYKLKISSIKSMIGHLLGAAGGVEVISSVLTLQTGVIPPTINYEEPDPECDLDYVPNEAIEMNVNYVLKNSFGFGGTNACLVLKRV is encoded by the coding sequence ATGAGAAGAGTAGTTATTACAGGTATTGGTGTAGTTTCTCCTGCAGGAAGTAATTCTAAAACTTTTTGGGAAAATATTACAGCCGGAAAATCGGCAGTATCTAAAATAACTAAATTTGATGCATCTAACTATCCTGTTCAAATAGCAGCTGAAGTAAAAGATTTTGATCCTTTAAAGTACTTTGATAAAAAAGAAGTTAGAAGAACAGACCCTTTTATTCAGTTTGCTATGGGAGCTGCTGTCCAGGCTGTAAAAAGTGCAGGTTTAGAATCTGACAAAATTAATCCAGAAAGAGTAGGTGTTTTAATCGGTTCAGGAATAGGTGGAATTACAACAATTGAAGACCAGCATAAAACTCTTTTGGAAAAAGGACCTAAAAGAGTTTCTCCGTATTGTGTTCCAATGGAAATTATAAATATGGCTTCCGGTCTTGTATCAATAAAATTCGGTTTTAAAGGTCCAAATATCTCTGTCGTAACTGCCTGTGCTACAGGAACTCACGCTATTGGAGAAGCTTATAGAACAATTAAGTATGGTGATGCTGATGTTATGATAGCTGGAGGAGCTGAAAGTGCTATTACTCCTCTAAGTATTGCCGGATTTGCTGCGGCAAGAGCTCTTTCTACAAGAAATGACGAACCAGAGAAAGCCAGCAGACCTTTTGAGAAAAATAGAAACGGTTTCGTAATGGGTGAAGGTGCTGGAATAGTTGTTCTTGAGGAGTATGAACACGCTAAACGGAGAGGAGCTCCAATACTTGCTGAGGTTGTAGGATACGGAACAAGTGGTGATGCATATCACATGACAGCTCCAGCTCCAGGTGGTGAAGGAGCGGCAAGAGCTATAAGGAATGCTTTAAAGGATGCAAAAATTTCTTCCGAAATGATTGAATATGTGAATGCCCATGGAACCTCAACTAAATTTAATGACCTTTACGAAACTTTAGCTATAAAAAGTATCTTTGGGGATCATGCTTATAAATTAAAAATAAGTAGTATTAAATCTATGATAGGACATCTTCTTGGTGCTGCTGGAGGAGTTGAGGTTATTTCTTCTGTCTTGACACTTCAAACGGGAGTTATTCCTCCAACCATAAACTACGAAGAGCCAGATCCTGAATGTGATCTTGATTATGTACCAAATGAGGCTATAGAGATGAACGTAAACTATGTTCTAAAGAATTCTTTTGGGTTTGGCGGAACTAACGCTTGTTTAGTGCTTAAGAGGGTATAA
- the rnc gene encoding ribonuclease III translates to MEKKSFEELERKINYFFKDKKLLKKALTHKSFSFEKDSEENYEVLEFLGDAVIGLIVSEELIKRFPTKTEGELSQIRAFLVSEPSLSELAKTVDLGSYIYLGKGEHLSGGREKSSILCDVFESLFGAIYLDGGFENAKEVFKRNFLMKLWEILEEAVTYKDFKSFLQEVTQKEFKVIPSYSVIKAEGPEHEKIFTVECRVKDLKTVSTGKSKRSAEQQAAKEMLKVLGVIDENR, encoded by the coding sequence TTGGAGAAAAAGAGTTTTGAAGAGCTCGAAAGGAAGATAAACTACTTTTTTAAGGATAAGAAACTTTTGAAAAAGGCACTAACGCACAAATCCTTTTCTTTTGAAAAGGATAGCGAGGAAAATTATGAAGTTCTTGAGTTTCTTGGAGATGCAGTAATAGGACTTATTGTAAGTGAGGAGTTAATAAAACGTTTTCCTACAAAAACGGAAGGAGAACTTTCACAGATAAGAGCTTTTCTTGTAAGTGAACCTTCCCTTTCTGAACTTGCGAAAACGGTAGATTTAGGAAGTTATATATACCTTGGAAAGGGAGAGCATCTTTCTGGAGGAAGGGAAAAGAGCTCCATACTTTGTGATGTTTTTGAATCTCTTTTTGGTGCTATTTATCTTGATGGTGGATTTGAGAATGCTAAAGAAGTATTCAAAAGAAATTTTCTTATGAAGTTATGGGAAATACTTGAGGAAGCTGTTACTTATAAAGACTTTAAAAGTTTTCTTCAAGAAGTTACCCAGAAAGAATTTAAGGTTATTCCTTCGTATTCAGTTATAAAGGCAGAAGGTCCTGAACACGAGAAGATTTTTACGGTTGAATGCAGGGTAAAAGACTTAAAAACTGTTTCTACTGGAAAGTCCAAAAGAAGTGCTGAACAGCAAGCTGCAAAAGAAATGCTAAAAGTTTTGGGAGTTATAGATGAAAATAGATGA